The Rhododendron vialii isolate Sample 1 chromosome 8a, ASM3025357v1 genome has a window encoding:
- the LOC131335198 gene encoding recQ-mediated genome instability protein 1 isoform X1, which yields MGQVRNWRENAYKRKKIGGKIRICGKMTRRRLRVIDSSSEDDDGGVVQQPQYQQEEHMRHEQEEDDIEVELEESTLNLETVTLNTPNPNPNPNPYPNPSLPVQLEISDDDEEFIDVQLEISDDDEEFIDVTENLSPPPPPPVTDQSFHSSFASSFCSNSNNFAEDSDFPISGFLARLGLRLRREWLDSCVRGLESSVQGFGSLDLAGKAKLCFEQFLRSDMNFSGAGILPENVHDMDLVDLPGPYVLQVDEIVNLSCPLKGRYQSAPAGLKRCLKLSMTDGVQRVFGMEYRPVKDLEVLAPAGMKVAICNVNIRRGLLMLVPEDFEVLGGVVEDLEAARQRLVQEVNKPPRGKRTRTGMVPPLATRATGAAWPSDSVGAPGHTNTPIPQAAAPPYAAEQGRASGISTRERTTEGFAIPTRRGNAEPNPTFTSVPDDNEIHMVDPVDHQDIRTGDNDMSFTYLSCLWATLAEMMDKSLNVKGKIKCFMTGVKGFQFKHRATFELCVYVDDGSMISEILIDHKVVQSGIGHSPKEVTAALTSSDTKRVSDMRETLKQFQVFLANFEGTMVVQVSENSLTPVAIEMDQGCPTSYAWLLLRRLQSSNTAQPQQPSHLNPINLSP from the exons ATGGGCCAGGTTCGTAATTGGAGGGAAAACGCatataaaaggaagaaaattgGAGGGAAAATCAGAATCTGTGGAAAAATGACTAGAAGACGCCTCAGAGTGATCGATTCCTCCTCCGAAGACGACGACGGCGGCGTCGTACAACAACCACAATACCAACAAGAAGAACACATGCGACACGAACAAGAAGAAGACGATATCGAAGTTGAACTCGAAGAATCCACGCTCAACCTCGAAACGGTAACCCTAAAcaccccaaaccctaatcctaaccCTAACCCATACCCTAACCCCTCCCTTCCCGTCCAGCTCGAGATCTCCGACGACGATGAAGAATTCATCGACGTCCAGCTCGAGATCTCCGACGACGATGAAGAATTCATCGACGTCACTGAGaacctctctcctcctccccctccgccAGTTACGGACCAGTCCTTTCACTCGTCCTTCGCCTCGAGTTTTTGCAGTAATTCTAACAACTTTGCTGAAGATTCTGATTTTCCGATTAGCGGGTTTCTTGCGAGGCTCGGGTTGAGGCTGCGGAGGGAGTGGTTGGATTCTTGTGTACGGGGTTTAGAGAGTTCGGTTCAGGGATTTGGGAGCTTGGATTTGGCTGGAAAAGCGAAGTtatgttttgagcagtttttgcGTTCGGATATGAATTTCTCTGGTGCTGGAATACTCCCTGAGAATGTGCACGACATGGATCTTGTTGATCTCCCTGGCCCTTATGTTTTGCAG GTTGATGAAATCGTGAATCTTAGTTGTCCTCTTAAAGGAAGGTACCAGAGTGCACCTGCTGGGCTTAAGAGATGCCTCAAATTGTCTATGACTGATGGTGTTCAACGGGTGTTTGGCATGGAATATCGGCCTGTAAAGGATCTTGAAGTTCTGGCTCCTGCAGGAATGAAG GTTGCTATTTGCAATGTCAATATACGACGCGGGCTTCTGATGTTAGTTCCTGAAGATTTTGAAGTTTTAGGAGGAGTGGTTGAGGATTTGGAAGCAGCAAGGCAGAGGCTTGTCCAAGAAGTAAACAAGCCACCAAGAGGAAAAAG AACCAGGACAGGAATGGTTCCTCCTTTAGCAACCAGAGCTACTGGTGCTGCATGGCCATCAGACAGTGTAGGTGCTCCAGGGCACACCAATACTCCGATACCACAAGCTGCTGCTCCTCCTTATGCTGCTGAACAAG GTAGGGCGTCTGGTATCTCTACGAGGGAAAGGACTACAGAAGGTTTTGCCATTCCTACCAGAAGGGGAAATGCTGAACCAAATCCTACTTTTACCTCTGTTCCAGATGACAATGAAATTCATATGGTTGATCCGGTGGATCACCAAGACATTCGAACGGGAGATAATGATATGTCATTCACGTACTTATCCTGTTTGTGGGCTACGTTGGCTGAAATGATGGATAAATCTCTTAATGTCAAGGGCAAAATTAAG TGCTTTATGACTGGTGTGAAGGGGTTCCAGTTCAAGCATAGGGCCACGTTTGAGCTTtgtgtttatgttgatgatggTAGCATGATTTCCGAGATTCTCATAGATCACAAA GTTGTTCAGAGCGGAATAGGTCATTCTCCCAAGGAGGTTACTGCTGCCCTTACTTCTTCAGATACCAAGAGAGTTAGCGATATGAGAGAGACATTGAAACAGTTCCAAGTTTTCTTAGCAAATTTTGAG GGTACGATGGTTGTGCAGGTAAGTGAAAACTCTCTGACTCCAGTTGCTATTGAAATGGATCAGGGGTGTCCTACATCTTATGCTTGGTTGCTTCTGAGGAGGCTGCAGTCTTCTAATACCGCGCAACCCCAGCAGCCTTCTCACTTGAATCCCATCAATCTATCCCCTTGA
- the LOC131335198 gene encoding recQ-mediated genome instability protein 1 isoform X2 has product MGQVRNWRENAYKRKKIGGKIRICGKMTRRRLRVIDSSSEDDDGGVVQQPQYQQEEHMRHEQEEDDIEVELEESTLNLETVTLNTPNPNPNPNPYPNPSLPVQLEISDDDEEFIDVQLEISDDDEEFIDVTENLSPPPPPPVTDQSFHSSFASSFCSNSNNFAEDSDFPISGFLARLGLRLRREWLDSCVRGLESSVQGFGSLDLAGKAKLCFEQFLRSDMNFSGAGILPENVHDMDLVDLPGPYVLQVDEIVNLSCPLKGRYQSAPAGLKRCLKLSMTDGVQRVFGMEYRPVKDLEVLAPAGMKVAICNVNIRRGLLMLVPEDFEVLGGVVEDLEAARQRLVQEVNKPPRGKRTRTGMVPPLATRATGAAWPSDSVGAPGHTNTPIPQAAAPPYAAEQGRASGISTRERTTEGFAIPTRRGNAEPNPTFTSVPDDNEIHMVDPVDHQDIRTGDNDMSFTYLSCLWATLAEMMDKSLNVKGKIKCFMTGVKGFQFKHRATFELCVYVDDGSMISEILIDHKVVQSGIGHSPKEVTAALTSSDTKRVSDMRETLKQFQVFLANFEGCPTSYAWLLLRRLQSSNTAQPQQPSHLNPINLSP; this is encoded by the exons ATGGGCCAGGTTCGTAATTGGAGGGAAAACGCatataaaaggaagaaaattgGAGGGAAAATCAGAATCTGTGGAAAAATGACTAGAAGACGCCTCAGAGTGATCGATTCCTCCTCCGAAGACGACGACGGCGGCGTCGTACAACAACCACAATACCAACAAGAAGAACACATGCGACACGAACAAGAAGAAGACGATATCGAAGTTGAACTCGAAGAATCCACGCTCAACCTCGAAACGGTAACCCTAAAcaccccaaaccctaatcctaaccCTAACCCATACCCTAACCCCTCCCTTCCCGTCCAGCTCGAGATCTCCGACGACGATGAAGAATTCATCGACGTCCAGCTCGAGATCTCCGACGACGATGAAGAATTCATCGACGTCACTGAGaacctctctcctcctccccctccgccAGTTACGGACCAGTCCTTTCACTCGTCCTTCGCCTCGAGTTTTTGCAGTAATTCTAACAACTTTGCTGAAGATTCTGATTTTCCGATTAGCGGGTTTCTTGCGAGGCTCGGGTTGAGGCTGCGGAGGGAGTGGTTGGATTCTTGTGTACGGGGTTTAGAGAGTTCGGTTCAGGGATTTGGGAGCTTGGATTTGGCTGGAAAAGCGAAGTtatgttttgagcagtttttgcGTTCGGATATGAATTTCTCTGGTGCTGGAATACTCCCTGAGAATGTGCACGACATGGATCTTGTTGATCTCCCTGGCCCTTATGTTTTGCAG GTTGATGAAATCGTGAATCTTAGTTGTCCTCTTAAAGGAAGGTACCAGAGTGCACCTGCTGGGCTTAAGAGATGCCTCAAATTGTCTATGACTGATGGTGTTCAACGGGTGTTTGGCATGGAATATCGGCCTGTAAAGGATCTTGAAGTTCTGGCTCCTGCAGGAATGAAG GTTGCTATTTGCAATGTCAATATACGACGCGGGCTTCTGATGTTAGTTCCTGAAGATTTTGAAGTTTTAGGAGGAGTGGTTGAGGATTTGGAAGCAGCAAGGCAGAGGCTTGTCCAAGAAGTAAACAAGCCACCAAGAGGAAAAAG AACCAGGACAGGAATGGTTCCTCCTTTAGCAACCAGAGCTACTGGTGCTGCATGGCCATCAGACAGTGTAGGTGCTCCAGGGCACACCAATACTCCGATACCACAAGCTGCTGCTCCTCCTTATGCTGCTGAACAAG GTAGGGCGTCTGGTATCTCTACGAGGGAAAGGACTACAGAAGGTTTTGCCATTCCTACCAGAAGGGGAAATGCTGAACCAAATCCTACTTTTACCTCTGTTCCAGATGACAATGAAATTCATATGGTTGATCCGGTGGATCACCAAGACATTCGAACGGGAGATAATGATATGTCATTCACGTACTTATCCTGTTTGTGGGCTACGTTGGCTGAAATGATGGATAAATCTCTTAATGTCAAGGGCAAAATTAAG TGCTTTATGACTGGTGTGAAGGGGTTCCAGTTCAAGCATAGGGCCACGTTTGAGCTTtgtgtttatgttgatgatggTAGCATGATTTCCGAGATTCTCATAGATCACAAA GTTGTTCAGAGCGGAATAGGTCATTCTCCCAAGGAGGTTACTGCTGCCCTTACTTCTTCAGATACCAAGAGAGTTAGCGATATGAGAGAGACATTGAAACAGTTCCAAGTTTTCTTAGCAAATTTTGAG GGGTGTCCTACATCTTATGCTTGGTTGCTTCTGAGGAGGCTGCAGTCTTCTAATACCGCGCAACCCCAGCAGCCTTCTCACTTGAATCCCATCAATCTATCCCCTTGA
- the LOC131335198 gene encoding recQ-mediated genome instability protein 1 isoform X3 → MGQVRNWRENAYKRKKIGGKIRICGKMTRRRLRVIDSSSEDDDGGVVQQPQYQQEEHMRHEQEEDDIEVELEESTLNLETVTLNTPNPNPNPNPYPNPSLPVQLEISDDDEEFIDVQLEISDDDEEFIDVTENLSPPPPPPVTDQSFHSSFASSFCSNSNNFAEDSDFPISGFLARLGLRLRREWLDSCVRGLESSVQGFGSLDLAGKAKLCFEQFLRSDMNFSGAGILPENVHDMDLVDLPGPYVLQVDEIVNLSCPLKGRYQSAPAGLKRCLKLSMTDGVQRVFGMEYRPVKDLEVLAPAGMKVAICNVNIRRGLLMLVPEDFEVLGGVVEDLEAARQRLVQEVNKPPRGKRTRTGMVPPLATRATGAAWPSDSVGAPGHTNTPIPQAAAPPYAAEQGRASGISTRERTTEGFAIPTRRGNAEPNPTFTSVPDDNEIHMVDPVDHQDIRTGDNDMSFTYLSCLWATLAEMMDKSLNVKGKIKCFMTGVKGFQFKHRATFELCVYVDDGSMISEILIDHKVVQSGIGHSPKEVTAALTSSDTKRVSDMRETLKQFQVFLANFEDILAMVFELLHSKLS, encoded by the exons ATGGGCCAGGTTCGTAATTGGAGGGAAAACGCatataaaaggaagaaaattgGAGGGAAAATCAGAATCTGTGGAAAAATGACTAGAAGACGCCTCAGAGTGATCGATTCCTCCTCCGAAGACGACGACGGCGGCGTCGTACAACAACCACAATACCAACAAGAAGAACACATGCGACACGAACAAGAAGAAGACGATATCGAAGTTGAACTCGAAGAATCCACGCTCAACCTCGAAACGGTAACCCTAAAcaccccaaaccctaatcctaaccCTAACCCATACCCTAACCCCTCCCTTCCCGTCCAGCTCGAGATCTCCGACGACGATGAAGAATTCATCGACGTCCAGCTCGAGATCTCCGACGACGATGAAGAATTCATCGACGTCACTGAGaacctctctcctcctccccctccgccAGTTACGGACCAGTCCTTTCACTCGTCCTTCGCCTCGAGTTTTTGCAGTAATTCTAACAACTTTGCTGAAGATTCTGATTTTCCGATTAGCGGGTTTCTTGCGAGGCTCGGGTTGAGGCTGCGGAGGGAGTGGTTGGATTCTTGTGTACGGGGTTTAGAGAGTTCGGTTCAGGGATTTGGGAGCTTGGATTTGGCTGGAAAAGCGAAGTtatgttttgagcagtttttgcGTTCGGATATGAATTTCTCTGGTGCTGGAATACTCCCTGAGAATGTGCACGACATGGATCTTGTTGATCTCCCTGGCCCTTATGTTTTGCAG GTTGATGAAATCGTGAATCTTAGTTGTCCTCTTAAAGGAAGGTACCAGAGTGCACCTGCTGGGCTTAAGAGATGCCTCAAATTGTCTATGACTGATGGTGTTCAACGGGTGTTTGGCATGGAATATCGGCCTGTAAAGGATCTTGAAGTTCTGGCTCCTGCAGGAATGAAG GTTGCTATTTGCAATGTCAATATACGACGCGGGCTTCTGATGTTAGTTCCTGAAGATTTTGAAGTTTTAGGAGGAGTGGTTGAGGATTTGGAAGCAGCAAGGCAGAGGCTTGTCCAAGAAGTAAACAAGCCACCAAGAGGAAAAAG AACCAGGACAGGAATGGTTCCTCCTTTAGCAACCAGAGCTACTGGTGCTGCATGGCCATCAGACAGTGTAGGTGCTCCAGGGCACACCAATACTCCGATACCACAAGCTGCTGCTCCTCCTTATGCTGCTGAACAAG GTAGGGCGTCTGGTATCTCTACGAGGGAAAGGACTACAGAAGGTTTTGCCATTCCTACCAGAAGGGGAAATGCTGAACCAAATCCTACTTTTACCTCTGTTCCAGATGACAATGAAATTCATATGGTTGATCCGGTGGATCACCAAGACATTCGAACGGGAGATAATGATATGTCATTCACGTACTTATCCTGTTTGTGGGCTACGTTGGCTGAAATGATGGATAAATCTCTTAATGTCAAGGGCAAAATTAAG TGCTTTATGACTGGTGTGAAGGGGTTCCAGTTCAAGCATAGGGCCACGTTTGAGCTTtgtgtttatgttgatgatggTAGCATGATTTCCGAGATTCTCATAGATCACAAA GTTGTTCAGAGCGGAATAGGTCATTCTCCCAAGGAGGTTACTGCTGCCCTTACTTCTTCAGATACCAAGAGAGTTAGCGATATGAGAGAGACATTGAAACAGTTCCAAGTTTTCTTAGCAAATTTTGAG GATATTTTGGCAATGGTTTTTGAGCTTTTGCATTCAAAGCTAAGTTAA